The window CCATGTCGGGCGAGACGCCTTGCGGTTCGCCCTGCAGGCCGCGGCTGGAGACCAGCAGGAAGTTCGAGAGGTTGATGCCGGCGCGCAGCAGATTGGCCGGGGCCAGATGCTCGCGCACGGTCGGTGAGAGCTGGCCGATATCGGGGCGGAATTCCATGGCGTCGTCCTCCCTGTCGTCGGCGCTGCTTATGCCGCGCCGTTGCTCGGAAGGACAAGCGCGATCGAGATCGTCAGAGATCCAGCCAGCGCGCGTCCTTGGCCGAGGAGCGCACTGCCGCTTCGATGAAGCGGACCCCGCGGACCCCGTCAGTGACTGTGGGCACCAGCGTCGAGAACGGGGCAGGCTCGCGCCCCTCGATCCGGGCCGTGATCTGCTCGGCGATATCGACGTAGAGCTGAGCGAAGCCTTCGAGATAGCCTTCCGGGTGGCCGGCGGGCACGCGCGAGGCGGCGTTGGCTACCGGATAGGCGCCGGCGCCATTGCGCCGGATCAGGCGCGAGGGCTCGCCGAGTGGCGAATGAACCAGCAGGTTCGGATTCTCCTGCTGCCATTCGAGCCCGCCCTTCTCGCCATAGAGGCGGATGCGCAAACCATTCTCCTGGCCGGCCGCGACCTGGCTGCACCAGAGCATGCCGCGCGCGCCACCCCTGAAGCGCAGCAGCATATGGGCGTTGTCGTCGAGCCGGCGGCCTTCGACGAAGACGTGCGCCTCGGCAGCGAGCGCTTCGACCTCGTCGCCGGCGATGAACTCGGCGAGATTGAAGGCATGGCTGCCGATGTCGCCGATCGAACCGGCCGGACCGGATTTGGCCGGATCGGTCCGCCACTCCGCCTGCTTCTGCCCGCTCTCCTCGAGCTTTGTGGCGAGCCAGTCCTGCGCGTATTCGACCTGGACGACGCGGAGCTTGCCGAGCACCCCCTCGGCAATCATGGCGCGGGCCTGCCGGACCAGCGGATAGCCGGTGTAGTTGTGGGTGACCGCGAAGATCAGGCCGCTATCCCCTGCGAGCTTGGCGAGCGCCTCGGCCTCACGCAGGTTCGTCGTCAGCGGTTTGTCGCAGATCACATGGATGCCGGCCTTGAGGAAGGCTTTTGCCGCTGGGGCATGGGCATGGTTCGGCGTGACGATCGCGACCGCGTCGATGCCGTCCTTGCGGCGCTTCTCGCGCTTCGCCATCTCGGCGGCATCGGCATAGATTCGGGCGGGATCGAGCAGCAGGTCTTCGCCCGAGAGACGACCGCGCTCCGGGTCGGAGGAAAGCGCGCCGGCGGCGAGCTGCCAGCGGTCGTCGAGCCTTGCCGCGATGCGATGCACCGCACCGATGAAGGCGCCGCGCCCGCCGCCGACCATGCCGAGGCGCAGGCGGCGGTTGAGCTTCGATGTGGTCGAGCCTTCGATCGCCATGAGCGTCTCCTTCAGCCGAGCCCGAGCATGCGCCGGTTGGCTGCCTCGTCGGTGCCTCCCGCGGCGAAATCGTCGAAGGCTTTTTCGGTGACGCGGATGATGTGGGCGGCGATGAACTCCGCCCCTTCGCGCGCGCCGTCCTCGGGATGCTTCAGCGCGCATTCCCATTCGAGCACGGCCCAGGAGTCGTAATCGTACTGCGCCAGCTTGGAGAAGATGCCGCCGAAATCGACCTGGCCGTCGCCGAGCGAGCGGAAGCGACCGGCTCGGTCGACCCATGGCTCGTAACCGCCATAGACGCCGACGCGGCCGTTCGGATTGAACTCGGCATCCTTCACATGGAAGGCCTTGATGCGCTCGTGATAGAGGTCGATGAAGGCGAGATAATCGAGCTGCTGCAGCAGGAAATGGCTGGGGTCGTAGTTGATGCAGGCCCGGCGGTGTCCGCCGACCGCGTCGACGAAGCGCTCGAAGGTCGCCCCATCATGGACGTCCTCGCCCGGATGGATCTCGTAGCAGAGGTCGACGCCGGCCTCGTCATAGGCGTCGAGGATCGGGCGCCAGCGTTTGCCGAGTTCCTCGAAGGCGGTCTCGACCAGCCCGGCCGGGCGCTGCGGCCAGGGATAGACGAAGGGCCAGGCGAGCGCGCCGGTGAAGCTGACATTGGCCGACAGCCCGAGCCGGCGTGAGGCTTTCGCCCCGAGCTTCATCTGCGCGACCGCCCACTCCTGCCGCGCCTTCGGATTGCCGCGCACGGCGGGGACGGCGAAGCCATCGAAGGCCTCGTCGAAAGCCGGATGAGTGGCGACGAGCTGGCCCTGGAGATGGGTCGAGAGCTCGGTGATCGACAGGTCGTACTGGGCGAGCGTGCCCTTGACCTCGTCGCAATAGGCATCGGACTCGGCGGCTTTGGCGAGATCGAATAGGCGGGCATCCCAGCTTGGGATCTGCACGCCCTTGTAGCCGAGCGAGCCGGCCCAGCGGCCGATCGCTTCGAGCGAGTTGAACGGCGCCTCGTCGCCGGCGAACTGGGCGAGAA is drawn from Bosea sp. Tri-49 and contains these coding sequences:
- a CDS encoding Gfo/Idh/MocA family protein, with translation MAIEGSTTSKLNRRLRLGMVGGGRGAFIGAVHRIAARLDDRWQLAAGALSSDPERGRLSGEDLLLDPARIYADAAEMAKREKRRKDGIDAVAIVTPNHAHAPAAKAFLKAGIHVICDKPLTTNLREAEALAKLAGDSGLIFAVTHNYTGYPLVRQARAMIAEGVLGKLRVVQVEYAQDWLATKLEESGQKQAEWRTDPAKSGPAGSIGDIGSHAFNLAEFIAGDEVEALAAEAHVFVEGRRLDDNAHMLLRFRGGARGMLWCSQVAAGQENGLRIRLYGEKGGLEWQQENPNLLVHSPLGEPSRLIRRNGAGAYPVANAASRVPAGHPEGYLEGFAQLYVDIAEQITARIEGREPAPFSTLVPTVTDGVRGVRFIEAAVRSSAKDARWLDL
- a CDS encoding sugar phosphate isomerase/epimerase family protein; its protein translation is MKTMKGPGLFLAQFAGDEAPFNSLEAIGRWAGSLGYKGVQIPSWDARLFDLAKAAESDAYCDEVKGTLAQYDLSITELSTHLQGQLVATHPAFDEAFDGFAVPAVRGNPKARQEWAVAQMKLGAKASRRLGLSANVSFTGALAWPFVYPWPQRPAGLVETAFEELGKRWRPILDAYDEAGVDLCYEIHPGEDVHDGATFERFVDAVGGHRRACINYDPSHFLLQQLDYLAFIDLYHERIKAFHVKDAEFNPNGRVGVYGGYEPWVDRAGRFRSLGDGQVDFGGIFSKLAQYDYDSWAVLEWECALKHPEDGAREGAEFIAAHIIRVTEKAFDDFAAGGTDEAANRRMLGLG